Proteins encoded within one genomic window of Anopheles gambiae chromosome 3, idAnoGambNW_F1_1, whole genome shotgun sequence:
- the LOC1270772 gene encoding uncharacterized protein CG16817, translating into MTKDMTSEAAVPPPAVWAQRSDVIFLTLNVECSDPVYKFTEDSMSFTGVGKPEGKKYELNVEFFSKINPDKVASKNIKRCIEFVIAKAEPQETYWPRLLKDKTKPHWLKVDFNRWEDEGSNDEEGGADQMDLMQMLNASQNSNKLSFDDLSDEPEGEDSDDESIPGLTDS; encoded by the exons ATGACAAAGGATATGACTTCGGAAGCAGC TGTACCACCGCCGGCCGTCTGGGCCCAACGAAGCGATGTCATCTTCCTCACCCTCAACGTAGAATGCAGCGACCCGGTGTACAA ATTCACCGAAGACTCGATGAGCTTCACCGGCGTGGGCAAACCGGAGGGCAAAAAGTACGAGCTGAACGTGGAGTTTTTCAGTAAAATCAACCCGGACAAGGTGGCGTCGAAAAACATCAAGCGCTGCATCGAGTTCGTCATTGCCAAGGCGGAGCCGCAGGAAACCTACTGGCCCCGGCTGCTGAAGGACAAGACCAAGCCCCACTGGCTGAAGGTGGACTTTAACCGATGGGAGGACGAGGGCTCCAACGACGAGGAAGGTGGTG CCGACCAGATGGACCTTATGCAGATGCTAAACGCTTCCCAGAACAGTAACAAACTTTCCTTCGACGATctaagcgacgaaccggaAGGCGAAGACTCGGACGACGAGAGCATTCCCGGGCTGACGGATTCTTAA